CTCGGGCACCGCGGCGACGATGCTCACGTCGCGAAACGCGGTGGTGGGCGACACGCCGAGGAAGCCCCGGCCGTCCTGTTCCTTCGGAGTGGCATCGACTTGGACCTCGCGGCCACTCCGATCGACGGTGAGCACGATCTGCTTCCCACCGTTCGCTTCGATCGCGCGCTTGAGCTCGTCCCAACCCTTCACGGGCTGTCCGTCGACCGCGAGGATGCGGTCGCCGTGGCGCAGGCCCACTTGCTCGGCCGCGCTGTCGGGGACCACGCCGTTCACTGTGGTGCTCGGCCCGTCGGCGACGCCGCGCCCGGCAATCACCACGAAGAACAGCGCGAACGCGATCAGCAGGTTCACCGTGACACCGGCGAGCACGACCTTCATGCGGGCGCGGTAGCGGCCCTGCCGGTACGTGCGCGGCTCGTCGACCGGATCGACCTCTTCGAGGTTGCTCATGCCGATGATGCGTACGTAGCCCCCGAGCGGAAGTGCCTTCACGCCGTACTCGGTCTCGCCGCGATGGAACGACCACAGCCGCGGCCCGAAGCCGAGGAAGAACTCGGTGACCTTCATCCCCGCGCGCTTGGCCACGATGTAGTGGCCGGCTTCGTGGAGCATCACCATGAGGACGACGCCGACGATGATCGCGAGCGGGATGCGGCTGCCGGGCACGAACACCGCCAGCGCGACGAGCGCGGCGACGAAGACCACGAGGAAGCGCGTCGCACCCTCCCGTGTCATCTCGACGGTGGATTCCTCCAGCGGATCCCGCACTATTGCCTCACTCGCTGCGGACGGGGATACCCCGTCCGCGAACGCTCGCTCGGGCGCTCGCTCCGCTCGCTGATTTCATCTCACGCGGCCCGGCCGAGGCGGCTGACGGCGACGATGGCACGTTCCCGTGCCACCCGGTCTGCGTCGAGAACGTCGGCGACCTCCCGAACGTTCCCGGTGCCGGCGGCGAGGGTCTCCGCCACTACTCCCGAAATGGCCGTCCAGGGGATCCGTCCGGCGAGGAAGGCCGCCACCGCCACCTCGTTGGCGCCGCTCAGGACCGCGGGCGCCGAGCCCCCGGTTCGTCCGGCGTCGTAGGCGAGCTGGAGGCACGGGAAGGCATCGACATCGGGCAGCTCGAACGTGAGCTGCGAGAGG
The sequence above is drawn from the Acidimicrobiia bacterium genome and encodes:
- a CDS encoding M50 family metallopeptidase; amino-acid sequence: MRDPLEESTVEMTREGATRFLVVFVAALVALAVFVPGSRIPLAIIVGVVLMVMLHEAGHYIVAKRAGMKVTEFFLGFGPRLWSFHRGETEYGVKALPLGGYVRIIGMSNLEEVDPVDEPRTYRQGRYRARMKVVLAGVTVNLLIAFALFFVVIAGRGVADGPSTTVNGVVPDSAAEQVGLRHGDRILAVDGQPVKGWDELKRAIEANGGKQIVLTVDRSGREVQVDATPKEQDGRGFLGVSPTTAFRDVSIVAAVPESFNFMGRLTAGTGEALGKLFSPSGVAEYSKNFTSDAPKEGSQADLNRPRSLVGIVDQGSDLVGNDLWTLLLLLGGISLILAVFNLLPVPPILDGGHAAIVVYEWAASKIKHRRVEVDYRKVLPIGVTFFAVLMTIALSAMFLDVRQAIGQ